Proteins from a genomic interval of Melospiza georgiana isolate bMelGeo1 chromosome 20, bMelGeo1.pri, whole genome shotgun sequence:
- the RAB14 gene encoding ras-related protein Rab-14, giving the protein MATAPYNYSYIFKYIIIGDMGVGKSCLLHQFTEKKFMADCPHTIGVEFGTRIIEVSGQKIKLQIWDTAGQERFRAVTRSYYRGAAGALMVYDITRRSTYNHLSSWLTDARNLTNPNTVIILIGNKADLEAQRDVTYEEAKQFAEENGLLFLEASAKTGENVEDAFLEAAKKIYQNIQDGSLDLNAAESGVQHKPSAPQGGRLTSEPQPQREGCGC; this is encoded by the exons ATGGCAACTGCACCTTACAACTATTCCTACATCTTTAAGTACATCATTATTG GGGACATGGGTGTAGGAAAGTCCTGTTTGCTTCATCAATTCACAGAAAAGAAGT TTATGGCAGACTGTCCCCACACAATTGGTGTTGAATTTGGCACAAGAATAATTGAAGTTAGTGGCCAAAAAATTAAACTACAGATTTGGGATACAGCAGGACAAGAGAGATTCAGGGCTGTCACACGAAGCTActacagaggagcagcaggagctctcaTGGTCTACGACATCACCAG AAGAAGTACATATAATCACTTAAGCAGCTGGCTGACAGATGCAAGGAACCTCACCAATCCAAATACT GTGATAATCCTCATAGGAAACAAAGCAGACCTGGAAGCACAGAGGGATGTTACATATGAAGAAGCCAAACAATTTGCTGAAGAAAATG GTTTATTGTTCCTTGAAGCAAGTGCAAAAAC TGGAGAGAACGTGGAGGACGCGTTCCTGGAGGCTGCCAAGAAAATCTACCAGAACATCCAAGACGGGAGCCTGGACCTGAACGCGGCCGAGTCGGGCGTGCAGCACAAACCGTCAGCCCCGCAGGGCGGGCGGCTAACGAGCGaaccccagccccagagagaAGGCTGTGGCTGCTAG
- the GSN gene encoding gelsolin isoform X2 — protein MVEHAEFLKAGKEPGLQIWRVEKFDLVPVPKNLYGDFFTGDSYLVLNTIKQRSGNLQYDLHFWLGDESSQDERGAAAIFTVQMDEHLQGKAVQHREVQGHESPTFLGYFKSGIKYKAGGVASGFRHVVPNEVTVQRLLQVKGRRTVRATEVPVSWDSFNTGDCFILDLGSNIFQWCGSQSNRQERLKATVLAKGIRDNERNGRAKVYVSEEGSEREEMLQVLGPKPNLPAGASDETKTDTANRKLAKLYKVSNGAGNMAVSLVADENPFSQAALSTDDCFILDHGTDGKIFVWKGKGANSEEKKAALKTASEFIDKMGYPKHTQIQVLPESGETPLFKQFFKNWRDKDQTEGLGQPHVSGHVAKIEQVPFDAATLHSSKAMAAQHGMEDDGSGKKQIWRIEGSEKVPVDPATYGQFYGGDSYIILYDYQHDGKRGQIIYTWQGADSTQDEIATSAFLTVQLDEELGGTPVQKRVVQGKEPPHLMSMFGGKPLVVYKGGTSREGGQTAPAATRLFQVRSSTSGATRAVELDPTASQLNSNDAFVLKTPSAAYLWVGQGASNAEKSGAQELLKILGARPVQVAEGKEPDNFWAALGGKAPYRTSPRLKDKKMDTHPPRLFACSNKSGRFTIEEVPGDLTQDDLATDDVMLLDTWDQVFVWIGKDAQEEEKTEALKSAKRYIDTDPSTRDKRTPVTIVKQGFEPPTFSGWFLGWDDDYWAVDPLQRAMADVDV, from the exons ATGGTGGAGCACGCCGAGTTTCTGAAGGCTGGGAAGGAACCCGGCCTTCAGATCTGGAGGGTGGAGAAATTTGATTTGGTCCCAGTGCCAAAGAACCTCTATGGAGATTTCTTCACCGGGGATTCCTACCTGGTGCTGAACACCATCAAGCAGCGCAGCGGGAACCTCCAGTACGACCTGCACTTCTGGCTGG GTGATGAAAGCTCTCAGGATGAGCGTGGGGCTGCTGCCATCTTCACTGTGCAGATGGACGAGCACCTGCAGGGGAAGGCAGTGCAGCACCGCGAGGTGCAGGGCCACGAGTCCCCCACCTTCCTGGGCTACTTCAAATCTGGCATCAAATACAAG GCTGGTGGTGTGGCTTCTGGCTTCAGGCACGTGGTTCCCAACGAGGTCActgtgcagaggctgctgcaggtcaAGGGCAGGCGGACAGTCCGGGCCACGGAGGTGCCTGTGAGCTGGGACAGCTTCAACACAGGGGACTGCTTCATCCTGGACCTGGGCAGT AACATCTTCCAGTGGTGTGGCTCCCAGAGCAACCGGCAGGAGCGGCTGAAGGCCACGGTGCTGGCCAAGGGGATCCGGGACAACGAGCGCAACGGCCGCGCCAAGGTCTACGTGTCAGAGGAGGGATCCGAGCGCGAGGAAATGCTCCAG GTTCTGGGACCAAAGCCCAATTTGCCAGCAGGAGCTTCTGATGAGACCAAAACCGACACAGCCAACAGGAAGCTGGCTAAGCTGTACAAG GTGTCCAATGGGGCTGGGAACATGGCAGTGTCCCTGGTGGCAGATGAGAACCCCTTCTCCcaggcagccctgagcacagatGACTGCTTCATCCTGGACCATGGCACAGATGGGAAGATCTTTGTTTGGAAAG GCAAAGGTGCCAACTCTGAAGAGAAGAAGGCAGCACTGAAAACAGCCTCAGAGTTCATTGACAAGATGGGTTATCCCAAACACACCCAG ATCCAAGTCCTCCCTGAGAGTGGAGAGACACCTTTGTTCAAGCAATTCTTCAAGAACTGGCGGGACAAGGACCAGACagaagggctggggcagcctcacgTGTCTGGCCACGTTGCCAAGATCGAGCAGGTCCCTTTCGACGCTGccaccctgcacagctccaaggCCATGGCTGCCCAGCACGGCATGGAGGATGATGGCTCTGGCAAGAAGCAG ATCTGGAGAATAGAAGGCTCCGAGAAGGTGCCGGTGGACCCCGCCACGTACGGGCAGTTCTACGGCGGGGACAGCTACATCATCCTGTACGATTACCAGCACGACGGGAAGCGAGGACAGATCATCTACACCTG GCAGGGCGCCGACTCCACGCAGGATGAGATTGCAACCTCTGCATTCCTCACAGTACAGCTggatgaggagctgggaggCACCCCTGTGCAG AAACGAGTAGTGCAAGGGAAAGAGCCCCCTCACCTGATGAGCATGTTTGGTGGAAAGCCCTTGGTTGTTTACAAGGGTGGAACCTCGAGGGAAGGAGGCCAGACTGCTCCTGCGGCAACGCGGCTGTTCCAGGTGCGCTCCAGCACCTCcggagccaccagagcagtggaG cTGGATCCTACAGCCAGTCAGCTGAACTCCAATGATGCCTTTGTCCTGAAAACTCCCTCTGCTGCCTACCTGTGGGTTGGCCAAGGAGCCAGCAACGCTGAGAAAtcaggagcacaggagctgctgaagatTCTGGGAGCTCGCCCAGTACAGGTTGCTGAGGGCAAAGAGCCAG ACAATTtctgggcagccctgggtggCAAAGCTCCGTACCGCACCTCGCCCCGCCTCAAGGACAAGAAGATGGACACGCACCCCCCGCGCCTCTTCGCGTGCTCCAACAAGAGCGGCCGCTTCACC ATTGAAGAAGTTCCTGGAGATCTGACTCAGGATGACCTTGCCACAGATGATGTGATGCTCCTGGACACATGGGATCAG gTCTTTGTATGGATTGGGAAAGATGcccaggaagaagaaaagactgAGGCACTGAAGTCTG ccaaGCGCTACATTGACACAGACCCCTCCACGCGGGACAAGAGGACCCCGGTGACCATTGTCAAGCAGGGCTTTGAGCCTCCCACCTTCTCTGGCTGGTTCCTGGGCTGGGATGATGACTACTGGGCTGTGGATCCCCTGCAGAGAGCAATGGCAGATGTGGATGTGTGA
- the GSN gene encoding gelsolin isoform X1 translates to MGRKDFNYLFLTICCTMALKLSCVSSVSVAGLGYVVTAALVLSAVPVSMVEHAEFLKAGKEPGLQIWRVEKFDLVPVPKNLYGDFFTGDSYLVLNTIKQRSGNLQYDLHFWLGDESSQDERGAAAIFTVQMDEHLQGKAVQHREVQGHESPTFLGYFKSGIKYKAGGVASGFRHVVPNEVTVQRLLQVKGRRTVRATEVPVSWDSFNTGDCFILDLGSNIFQWCGSQSNRQERLKATVLAKGIRDNERNGRAKVYVSEEGSEREEMLQVLGPKPNLPAGASDETKTDTANRKLAKLYKVSNGAGNMAVSLVADENPFSQAALSTDDCFILDHGTDGKIFVWKGKGANSEEKKAALKTASEFIDKMGYPKHTQIQVLPESGETPLFKQFFKNWRDKDQTEGLGQPHVSGHVAKIEQVPFDAATLHSSKAMAAQHGMEDDGSGKKQIWRIEGSEKVPVDPATYGQFYGGDSYIILYDYQHDGKRGQIIYTWQGADSTQDEIATSAFLTVQLDEELGGTPVQKRVVQGKEPPHLMSMFGGKPLVVYKGGTSREGGQTAPAATRLFQVRSSTSGATRAVELDPTASQLNSNDAFVLKTPSAAYLWVGQGASNAEKSGAQELLKILGARPVQVAEGKEPDNFWAALGGKAPYRTSPRLKDKKMDTHPPRLFACSNKSGRFTIEEVPGDLTQDDLATDDVMLLDTWDQVFVWIGKDAQEEEKTEALKSAKRYIDTDPSTRDKRTPVTIVKQGFEPPTFSGWFLGWDDDYWAVDPLQRAMADVDV, encoded by the exons ATGGGCAGGAAGGACTTCAATTATCTTTTCCTCACCATTTGCTGCACAATGGCTCTGAAGCTGAGCTGTGTCAGCTCCGTgtctgtggcagggctgggatatGTTGTTACAGCAGCTCTTGTGCTCTCAGCTGTG CCTGTCAGCATGGTGGAGCACGCCGAGTTTCTGAAGGCTGGGAAGGAACCCGGCCTTCAGATCTGGAGGGTGGAGAAATTTGATTTGGTCCCAGTGCCAAAGAACCTCTATGGAGATTTCTTCACCGGGGATTCCTACCTGGTGCTGAACACCATCAAGCAGCGCAGCGGGAACCTCCAGTACGACCTGCACTTCTGGCTGG GTGATGAAAGCTCTCAGGATGAGCGTGGGGCTGCTGCCATCTTCACTGTGCAGATGGACGAGCACCTGCAGGGGAAGGCAGTGCAGCACCGCGAGGTGCAGGGCCACGAGTCCCCCACCTTCCTGGGCTACTTCAAATCTGGCATCAAATACAAG GCTGGTGGTGTGGCTTCTGGCTTCAGGCACGTGGTTCCCAACGAGGTCActgtgcagaggctgctgcaggtcaAGGGCAGGCGGACAGTCCGGGCCACGGAGGTGCCTGTGAGCTGGGACAGCTTCAACACAGGGGACTGCTTCATCCTGGACCTGGGCAGT AACATCTTCCAGTGGTGTGGCTCCCAGAGCAACCGGCAGGAGCGGCTGAAGGCCACGGTGCTGGCCAAGGGGATCCGGGACAACGAGCGCAACGGCCGCGCCAAGGTCTACGTGTCAGAGGAGGGATCCGAGCGCGAGGAAATGCTCCAG GTTCTGGGACCAAAGCCCAATTTGCCAGCAGGAGCTTCTGATGAGACCAAAACCGACACAGCCAACAGGAAGCTGGCTAAGCTGTACAAG GTGTCCAATGGGGCTGGGAACATGGCAGTGTCCCTGGTGGCAGATGAGAACCCCTTCTCCcaggcagccctgagcacagatGACTGCTTCATCCTGGACCATGGCACAGATGGGAAGATCTTTGTTTGGAAAG GCAAAGGTGCCAACTCTGAAGAGAAGAAGGCAGCACTGAAAACAGCCTCAGAGTTCATTGACAAGATGGGTTATCCCAAACACACCCAG ATCCAAGTCCTCCCTGAGAGTGGAGAGACACCTTTGTTCAAGCAATTCTTCAAGAACTGGCGGGACAAGGACCAGACagaagggctggggcagcctcacgTGTCTGGCCACGTTGCCAAGATCGAGCAGGTCCCTTTCGACGCTGccaccctgcacagctccaaggCCATGGCTGCCCAGCACGGCATGGAGGATGATGGCTCTGGCAAGAAGCAG ATCTGGAGAATAGAAGGCTCCGAGAAGGTGCCGGTGGACCCCGCCACGTACGGGCAGTTCTACGGCGGGGACAGCTACATCATCCTGTACGATTACCAGCACGACGGGAAGCGAGGACAGATCATCTACACCTG GCAGGGCGCCGACTCCACGCAGGATGAGATTGCAACCTCTGCATTCCTCACAGTACAGCTggatgaggagctgggaggCACCCCTGTGCAG AAACGAGTAGTGCAAGGGAAAGAGCCCCCTCACCTGATGAGCATGTTTGGTGGAAAGCCCTTGGTTGTTTACAAGGGTGGAACCTCGAGGGAAGGAGGCCAGACTGCTCCTGCGGCAACGCGGCTGTTCCAGGTGCGCTCCAGCACCTCcggagccaccagagcagtggaG cTGGATCCTACAGCCAGTCAGCTGAACTCCAATGATGCCTTTGTCCTGAAAACTCCCTCTGCTGCCTACCTGTGGGTTGGCCAAGGAGCCAGCAACGCTGAGAAAtcaggagcacaggagctgctgaagatTCTGGGAGCTCGCCCAGTACAGGTTGCTGAGGGCAAAGAGCCAG ACAATTtctgggcagccctgggtggCAAAGCTCCGTACCGCACCTCGCCCCGCCTCAAGGACAAGAAGATGGACACGCACCCCCCGCGCCTCTTCGCGTGCTCCAACAAGAGCGGCCGCTTCACC ATTGAAGAAGTTCCTGGAGATCTGACTCAGGATGACCTTGCCACAGATGATGTGATGCTCCTGGACACATGGGATCAG gTCTTTGTATGGATTGGGAAAGATGcccaggaagaagaaaagactgAGGCACTGAAGTCTG ccaaGCGCTACATTGACACAGACCCCTCCACGCGGGACAAGAGGACCCCGGTGACCATTGTCAAGCAGGGCTTTGAGCCTCCCACCTTCTCTGGCTGGTTCCTGGGCTGGGATGATGACTACTGGGCTGTGGATCCCCTGCAGAGAGCAATGGCAGATGTGGATGTGTGA